atttttattttttaatagttatatatgatgcatttttataatttaccttctaataattatatatgtgtaagtgtaaaatggtaatttcataTAGTGGGACAGGATAACCGTTCTACGCCCAtacttcaaaagaaaaaaaaattcatcctGCCTCACCTCACCTTATCTTATCCCACCCAACATCcacttttcaaaaagaaaaaaactcaatCTATCAAGTAAGGATTAATTCGAAATAAATTGGATCATTCGAGTTTTGTTATGCCTCACCTCACCTTATCTTATCTCACCCAACATCcacttttcaaaaagaaaaaaactcaatCTATCAAGTAAGGATTAATTCGAAATAAATTGGATCATTCGAGTTTTGTTATTCCTATTTTCAGTTAATGTGCTTTCTGCACGTTTTAAATTTAATCACCCTATTTTAATTATAGGAACTTGATCTCTCCCTTTTTTTTgacataataattaaaaaatttaattgataataccataaaaaaatttcaaaataaaagaaaattacttATATGGCTAATATTACACGCATAAAAAGCTAAATAAGCAAATAGAATTATTGAATTTGGAGTTGTATGATTTTCAACTCTCAATATGAGCTTGATTTTAGAGAagcaaattaaaatttgaaatatatatattgtttacatGAATTTTGGTCAAACAAGTaaatatctttttatataaaaatactaataatttaatttaacaaaattcctttggtaattaaaaagattgagaaaaaaattggaGTGTGGGAGTAGAACTGGGAGTGAGAGCAGACCTTGCTACTTTTTAGTAAGTAATATTGACTAAACCAGTGAAccgataaaaaaaaaaaaaggtccaAAACAGCCCAAAAAACCCAATCTTCTAAGATTCAGGCTTATTCAGATATTCTGCTCTCCTTTCTCCAAACTCCTATTCGTTGCTCTCATCCTTAAACAATTATGGGATTAGCTAATTACATAACAGCGATTCTCAATTTCGCAGCCTTCCTTTGCTCCATCCCTATCATTGCAGCCGGCATCTGGTTCGCCCAAAAGCCTGACAACGTTTGCATCCACCTTTTTCGATGGCCTGTCATTGTCCTTGGCTTCCTCATCCTCCTTGTCTCCCTTGCTGGTTTTGTCGGCGCCTGCTTCTACAAGAAGACTCTCTTGGCCTTCTATCTTTGCTGTATGGCCATTCTCATTGCTCTCCTCCTCATCTTGTTGGTATTTGCTTTCGTAGTTACTAGGCCTGATGGCAGCTACGATGTGCCTGGAAAGGGTTACAAGGAGTATAGGGTTGATGGCTACTCCAGCTGGCTTAGAAACCGCATAGTTGACTCCAAGAGCTGGTATAAGATCAGGGCTTGTCTAGCTGACACCGATGTTTGTCCCAAGTTAAATCAACAATACATCACCGTTGATCAATTCTTTGCCGCTCATCTCTCTCCTCTTCAGGCAAGTCCActttctgcttcttcttcttttctttttttgatctttttctttcaattgtgGGTTATGCCCATATTTATCTCAATTATCGTGATCTTTTTATGGAAATATAAGTACCCTTCTAGAGAATTAATACGAGGACTCTTGTTTTCCAGACAACCAAACTGGTCTTTAGATCTTCATTCCCTCACCGTAAGAACATAGGATAAGTATCCCATAAATATGTCCACTTTTAACTGTTGATTGAACAGTTTCCAAACAATGAACACTGAACTCTGTAATTAAACTTA
The sequence above is drawn from the Gossypium hirsutum isolate 1008001.06 chromosome A05, Gossypium_hirsutum_v2.1, whole genome shotgun sequence genome and encodes:
- the LOC107937708 gene encoding tetraspanin-2 translates to MGLANYITAILNFAAFLCSIPIIAAGIWFAQKPDNVCIHLFRWPVIVLGFLILLVSLAGFVGACFYKKTLLAFYLCCMAILIALLLILLVFAFVVTRPDGSYDVPGKGYKEYRVDGYSSWLRNRIVDSKSWYKIRACLADTDVCPKLNQQYITVDQFFAAHLSPLQSGCCKPPTACGYNFVNPTVWTNPTNPTGDPDCYLWSNDQTQLCYNCKSCRAGLLGNLRSEWRKVNIILMVAVVVLICVYVIACSALKNAQTEDLFRRYKQGWI